The genomic window ACAATGCGTGTCTTCTGCAATAACAAGTGCAAAAAAAATCATTTACGTACCCCGGCTTttatgttgatgatgatgacaaaTGATCATATTAATTGATGCTTTTTTGGTGATTTGTTTCAAAGaacaataaaaatgaaaaaaaaacaccaCCCCAAAAAACTTTTACATTATATTTAGAGTAATTTAAAGGCCTCAAAGTTTcagattttattttttttgaaaaacatgaaTGTTGGGAACTCGATGGATTAGATACCAATATAAATTCATaatttttttttgtctttttcccccaaaaaaagagaaactaACAATTGTTTTGTGAGGGAAAAAATAATTAATTTATTTCTCGCCATAAGTTTTTACAAAATTTGCGAGTCATAATCTAATAGCACTATCTACATAAAAGATTTATTTCAGATACTTCCTTGAATCCGCGAAGTTCAAAAGCCAATCCAAAACCGGAAGTGGGTTCAATTTAAGCGGGTTTTAAGAAAAGAAAATCTTTAATATATAACATGAGCAATTTCACAGTTTAAAATTGATCTTGGACCAAACGCACCATAGTCCATGGTTCAAAACAAACCTTTTTCATAAGATGAATGATTTCTAATTTTGAAATCTATGAGAgaatattttttttactattataACTAATAGACTCGATGGAATCGATACAGAGCAGCATATAATAATTAGTCCAATGGATGACAAAAGAAGTCACAGTTGCTCACCTATTCTCCTTTTCTCTTTGAAATTAGGATGATAAGAGCATTTCTAGTAGTACCCCTAAACCCTTAAATCTGTAAAAATAACTGCTTTTTTACAGTTTGGACAGAAAAAAGTGCGTAGACTAGACCCCTTTAACCCTTAGACCCTCAAATTTTTTTTAGAGGCCCAACCCGGAAACACATCTTCAACCTGTAGAAGCGAGGGTTTGGGAGGAAAACAGGGGTCGACCTGCAATCCTAGCAACGACGCGCGGGAGGGAAGTTTCATCCTCCCcaacctccgcgccgccgccgccgtcgcgcggatccggccgcccgccgccgtccccgccgtccCGCCGGCGCCTCACACCTCGGCCGCGTCCATCCCCGGCCCCGGACGGCCGCGCCTCCTCCTCTCCGCGCGGATCGCCGCCCCTGCCCGCCCTCCGCCGCCGGAGGTGATGCGCCGCGCCGTCCCTCCGTCACCGTCGCGGCCCGCAGCGAGCAGGGTGAGGCGAGCGGCCGCGCGCGCGGCTCAACGTGAGGAGGGCGAGGACGTCGGCCACGGTAGCAGGCACTCAGCAAGCCGGTCTCGGCAGAGAAGAAATCATAGGCCACGCCTCGGTATTTGCCACTCTTTGCACCGCGCGGCACATGCGCACGAGCTGTTTGATGCTTTGCGTCAACGAGTTCGAGCAGGCCTTGTTCTTGGTTCATCCACATGTTTATCAAAAGCAATATGTTTCTTGTGTCAGGAGGTTTCCGAGAAATGATCGAGGTATACATTCACTAATCAGTTGCACTAACGGTACTTTTGGAGTATCAGAACATGGTCAAATTTGTCCGTCCTTATAAAATTGTCAAACTTTGATAATTGCTATATTTGTATGTCACACCAAGCTTTACTTTTAGCATATCTATAGTTTGAAGACAGACATTGGTGCTAAAATTTTCATCTATATTATCTGTTGGACCATTAAACAAGGACATGTTTCTTCTTTAGATCTAAAAACATTGTAATTTGATTCGAACAATTATTGTAATTTGCTCAAACATTGTTGTAATAATttgaatgattattgttttattcggtggtgtaataataactagaatgattattgttttatgttAAATGCGATGGAATTTGTGATATGTCATATGATGGAATGTGATGAAATGTGTGATATGTGAAATGACAGTTTTAAAGGTTGGggttgaggcaaagactagaaccctcaaatccaacccttaaagtagtttaagggttgggtttgaggttTCTAGTATTTGCCCGTGTTTTTCAATCCTTAAAAGTATCAAAAAgtggcacttctcaacccttaaaactgctttaaggatttgagggtttgagggttctactagtaatgctctaagtTTTTTTTTTGatcatcagtacagacacaagcgctcatatacacgcgcgtacactcacccctatgaacgcacacacgcacaccctacccctatgagcacctccgagagactgagccggcatatcatcttgagatttacgaagtcaccgtaggcgcctcgtcgtcgacgggaacgtctactcccactgaaagcgcatcgccgaaaatcctgaaataaattcaggaataatgcgagcaccaggatttgaaccctgatgggttggggataccactgtccacctaaccaactcaatcACAGATTGATTCGCAGTAATGCTCTAAGTATGCTATTGTTTCCATCTTAGGCCGACAGGCCCGCTTGAGTTGCCAACTTTCTTAACTTGCAGGCCCGCTGGTTAGCCCATTACGCACAATCTTCCATAAACCGAAGCCCATGTACATCTCAATATCAGTTTCAGAAAAAAGGCTCACCTCCGAATTTCGAAACACACAAAGAGAGACGCACTCACTCTGCTCCCACCCCAGGTCCCTCCACTCCAGCCGAGAaaccgccgccgcccaccggagcCGGAGATGAAGAAGATCTTCGGCGCGAAGAAGAGCAGGGACCCGCCGCCCACCATCCAGGACGCCACCAACCAAGTCAGCCTCTCCCCTCCCTTCTCCCCCGATTCGTTTCCCCTTCTCACGCCCGAAATCCAATCCAATGCCGCTCCGATTTGACCGGTGGCGCAGATAAACAAGCGGGGCGAGAGCGTGGACGAGAAGATCAAGAAGCTGGACGAGGAGCTGACGCGGTACAAGGAGCAGATCCGCAAGGCCCGGCCGGGCCCCTCGCAGGAGGCCATCAAGGCCCGCGCCATCAGGCTCCTCAAGCACAAGCGCATGTACGAGGAGCAGCGCAACATGCTCTACAACCAGACCTACAACCTCGACCAGGTGGGCTTCGCCGCCGACGGCCTCAAGGACGCGCAGCAGACCGTACGCCCCGCCCGCCCTCCGTCTCCTCCTGTGTGCTGCTGTGCCGGTTCATTTCATCTCTAGTGCGGTTGCTGTCTGTCCAGATGGGCGCGATGAAGGCCGCCAACAAGGAGCTCAAGGGGATGATGAAGACCGTCAAGATCGAGGACATCGATGTACGTTTTGCTCCGCCCCGTTTCTTGTTTTGCTGTCGCTGCTGCCGGATTCGTGCTACCTTGTATGGCCTGTGAGGTTTTGTTTCGCTACAATTTCAGTGTCGTGGGTGATGCCGTGATGCGTATGATGTATCATctaagttagagcatctccaatagcatgtgtatatttggatgtctatatattcatatagacaatTGTCTAAAAAAAATTCCCTCATATACACGTCCAGTTTTAGATCAGAACGTCTATATATACAgggaccatgacaggtgggccctcgCTGGGGAGAGGAAGAAATCATGACTGCAGCTGAGTTTGGACGACGCCTTCACATTGTCCAGGCGTGGACATTGTCGAGGTTGATTTAGAGGATGTGTATATTTGGACAACCATATAGACAAGCTGTTGTACGCCTGTTTTGGGCTCACGTCGTGGAAAacgagtatagacatccatatagacaagctattggagatgctcttagtttcaAACAGCAGTAACTAAATTAGAGGGGATGCGTATGTCAGTAACCATTCACCTGCAAATTTCCAAGACATAGCCTAATATATGTATGGCACAATGAATACTTTAAGCAGAAAGGGCATACTCCACTCGTACTGTCAAATATGGCGTATCAGAAGCTTAGTATCATACTAACTCTAGAATCCGTCCTTTCGATTGGCTAATCTGGGATCACATTTCCCAGCAGTATCCATGAGTTTTCATGAAGAGAattacacacacacaaaaaaaaaactgTATCCTTCTTTTTACATCTTATATGTTCATGTGCAATATCTGGCCAGACCAGAAATTATTGTACCGGCAATCAGCCTTGTTTATCCTACATTCTGTAACTATCAATTTCTTTTCATAGCAAAGAGTGCATATGATGTGATTGAAGAGCCATGGCCATTTTGGCAACCATCCGAATAAGGACCGACCTCCTACTGGTGCTACCTTACAGTGACATTTTTGGTTAGGGCCTAAACAATATTAATGTGGTATCCACAGTGGGATGTACAACTAAGTGTCTGTCTGGTTACCTGCATCATTTTTGGCCTCCTTGCATCAGTGGCTGAGTAGAGCCCGACTGAGCTAATTCAGGCTGAAAACCATGTTCTGCACCTAGTTTGGTTGCCCACAAAACCTCAGCCTGCATTGTAGACGAACCACTAGTACGCTGTTTGGTTGCAGACATGTTTTGCCCAGATGCAAGGTGCTGCTGTTTGGTTATGTGCAGGACAGTGGTAACCTTTTGTTCCAGTGGTGAGGTTACCTGCACAGACACACACTCATAGGCCGAACAGAGCAATTTGAACAACCGTTCACACTACAGtaggtactactccctccgttccgatttactcgttgtggttttagttcttgaactaaaaccatgatgagtactccctccgttcctaaatacaagtctttgtagagattccactaggtggactacatacggagcaaaatgaatgaatctaaacttaaaatgcatctatatacatccatatgcggtttatagtggaatctctacaaagacttaaatttaggaacggagggagtaaatcggaacggagggagtacattgataACCATAGTCATAATAACGACAGTCTTAAGCAGATAGTCATAATATAAACCTCACagacagacagacggacagacagACTAAACATCCCGGATCAAGGCAAGTGCTTCGTCGTGCTTCTTGCACTTGGCCACGTTAAAATGGCATAGTTGGTTAGGGCCTAACAAAATTACTTTGGTTTCCACAGTGGGAGTACAACTTAATGACTTGATGAACCACCTTAAATGTTTCTCTTTCAATGTTTGTTCATTACTCTCCCTTCATTTGATGGTAACACAAGTTCCTTCGTGAACTGTCATCTATAGAATATGCAAGATGAAATGACGGATCTGATGGACGTGAGCAACGAGATACAAGAATCTCTTGGTAGGAGCTACAACATCCCGGACGATGTTGACGAGGAAGATCTAATGGGAGGTATGGAGGCTGTATTTTCAGTTGGAGAAGACTGTAACATTATCTGGGTTTTACTGCTCTTTTCGCAAACTGTAATCTTTAGAATATGCAAGTTAATATTTTCAGTTGGAGAATATATCCCGATGTCATAAATAGTCTAGATTTCTTTCTCTGCCATGTTGGTCCCAGGCATGTACTCTTATGGGGGGAATTACATAGTCGTAAATAGTCTAGATGTCCTCTATTTACTGTCCTCATTTCCTTTTTTTTGTATCGAACATTGCAGAACTGGATGCTCTGGAAGCTGATATGGAGTTTGAGTCAGCTGCAGTCCCGTCGTACCTTCAGCcagatgaggaatctgatcttaaCTTGCCCGCTGCACCGACTTATCCTGCAGCAGTTCCCGTAAGCAGGCACCAGGTAAGTGGATTCCATGTGCATTTAGATTGCACAACAGAATGCAATCCACACAGCATATTTAACTTGTCATAATATTATCCTGATCTTCTGGTGTTTATTTCCTTGGGGGTGAATTAACATGATAAAAATAGTGCATGGGTTCTGAAATCCGAACAATGTTCAGTATCTGGTAGCACTTTATGC from Triticum aestivum cultivar Chinese Spring chromosome 3B, IWGSC CS RefSeq v2.1, whole genome shotgun sequence includes these protein-coding regions:
- the LOC123068692 gene encoding vacuolar protein sorting-associated protein 60.1, which produces MKKIFGAKKSRDPPPTIQDATNQINKRGESVDEKIKKLDEELTRYKEQIRKARPGPSQEAIKARAIRLLKHKRMYEEQRNMLYNQTYNLDQVGFAADGLKDAQQTMGAMKAANKELKGMMKTVKIEDIDNMQDEMTDLMDVSNEIQESLGRSYNIPDDVDEEDLMGELDALEADMEFESAAVPSYLQPDEESDLNLPAAPTYPAAVPVSRHQEDELGLPPVPRASLRS